In the genome of Amphiura filiformis chromosome 11, Afil_fr2py, whole genome shotgun sequence, the window CGACAATTTAGACAAAACATTACAATTCACGTCAACTACTAATTCTCAGACTTCGGCCGTGTCTATCAATGATGATGAATGTTTTGAGCAATCTGAGACATTTCAAGTCACTTTGGACCGACTTACACCTGCTGCATGCAGCGGAGCAGGTGCTGGGCTACCTCTGACGATGACTATAACCGATAACGACTGTAAGTATGAAAAGAAAGCCTACTTATTGAATTCGAATTTTCTTTCTTATTATGCAAATAGTTGAATTactcacaaccatgacaactaaaGAAATTTCTCCGTAATTTTACCCATTAAAAGTTCAATTTAACTATTACAGGTGTAATTTTACTTTAAACATCCTAAATTTGACCATTCAAGATTATCTTCATAGAATTGGCTCAACTTTAAAGTTTAATACTAATCAATTAGTATCTGATATTCTAATCTTAATTCAGCATCTTTCGTGTTTAAATctatgaatatatatatatggcTATATGGCTAGGGATTCCAAAACATGGTGCTAATACAGCCTTGTTGCACATGTCACGAGGTCTTCACATCCCACGCATTTCGGATGTATATCGCCAAGCTCATTGTGCCTCATACAGTAGATCAAGATGCAAAGCTGATCAAATAACAAACCTGGCTCTGGACCTTAAGCTCCAACGTGAATCTTCCTGGGTTCGTAAAATTTCCATCACTAAAGAATGCGAAAACATCCATCAGTAACCCCGAAAATACCATATGGAGTAAAATCAAACCTCAGGTTAAACAAAATCTGAAGGTTGAAACTGATAACTATTGGAAATCTGTTGTTGAGCCCCTCTTGAGCCAGGGGGATATCCCTAAGCTGTTGGGAAAATGTGAAACCGATTTAACCTGGAAATCGTTGATATATTCTTTACCCAAAGGTGTGTTAAAATTCGCTATTAACGCCTCCATAGATACCCTGCCTTCttttacaaatttaaaacgctGGGGCAAAAGACTTTTTGACACCTGTCCCTCTGTAAGGGTAAAGGTACCTTACTGCACAtactcaataattgccaaaatatgctaGATCGATACTTATGGAGACATAATAATGTTATTCGTATATTTTATCCACATTCAAAGAGGCTGAATCGTTTAAGTGTGGCAATCTACAAGTCTATGCCGacattgaaaataataccatCGGTGGCGGTACAATACCGCCCAACATAATTGTCACATCCCAAAAACCcgacattgttttattttggccGGCAGACAAGCGAGTCATTCTATTTGAATTGTCGGTGCCATTCGAGCCGAACATTGGTAAAGCCAACTCTATCAAACATGATCGGTACGCTTCCCTTGTTTCCGACATTACCGACGCCGGGTATGATTGCTCGTTAATTGCCATCGAAGTCGGCTCTAGAGGCTTGATTGACACCGATAACAAAAATAGGCTGACTCGTTTGTCAAAACAACTTAACACCCCAAAAAAATTCAAGGTATTGAAAGACCAAATTACCAAATCTGTTCTCATGTCATCTTACTCAATCTTCAACTCAAGGCATGAGCCAAAgtggaatgtccaagaagtcatataactttttttctcaccgccatgatgtatttcctcattgtttatgtgtgtatttgctgtttgtaattgtgtttacccttgcctgagatcggtatggatctcagttgatcttggggttatatgttcttcttcttttgttaataaagatgattaaataaaatacaatcttCTGGAATAAGGTAATatttcctgattttttttgcatattataGACAAACATATCTTTTATGACTAGTTCTTGAATATGCGATGTAAATTGTCTCATTGTTagtttattgtttttttaatcaaTAGCCAAATTTAATTTGAACATCGCTACCGATGTTGTCTTAATCTTAGACGAGGGATCTGCTCCCAGAACAATCGATATTGTCAGGGAAGGAACAATACAGACTAAAACTGTGGGTAAGAATCCTcattataaacattttttgatatcTAAATCATTTGTATATGACCACTTGAAATCATGTTAAACAAGGGGACATGAACGAATGTCTCGGAAAAAATTAAACCAGCTAAAAATTCCCCTGTACAAGTAAACTGTTTATTGACTCGGTTTACCCGTGTGAAACCTCGGGGAGGTGATCATGGTTCCCGGTCATGGTTGTGATGGTGATTTCTAGATGGAAGCTGATTAAGGTTTTGCATTGAGCAGCGGCCTCAATTAATCAGCGATGTGCCGGGAAATATCCTGTTCTATCTGCTGAAACTGGTAGGTTTGACGCAGTGCACTACAAAACACCTTTAAAATTAAAGTTTAGTTGATAGTGGCATGCAGAATGCTGTTAGGGATGCAGTTTTGCTTAAGTAAACATTGTCtataattcgccagcgaagtggttacataactccttgataactggatcacgcaccttttggaattggtagtacataccatagactttgtgttgcgagcaattcgatcgtggtgcagaactcaaaagcttgatccagttgacatagtgataatcggattacacgtaacacttcgctggcgaatagtcgTGGGTTATAGCTATTTCATGCAAACATTATTTTCGTTAATTTCAGAATTCGATGTTACTTACGACACTGCACAATCTGATGATTTCTCTATTACACCTAGTAGCCCAGTGACATTTCCTCCTTCAAGTTCCTCTCAACCTATCACTATAACTattaacgatgatgatgacgttGAAGGTCACGAGTCTTTCACTCTCACTTTGAGAGATCCTAAAGGAGACGACTGCCCCAATGGTAATAGAGGAGAGGATTATAAACTCCATATCAAGATTAAAGACAATGATGGTGAGTAGGAAAGACGAAAATTTACCCAGAATATCTAGTATTCGTTTTTTCACAAACCAAATaataaatttttggaataacatacAAGTACGTTTGAAAAAAAGGAATATAACCTGCAGAAAAAAAGATATTACCATTTTCTGCATAGAACCATATTTGTACTGTCTGTTAAGTACTACCTACAGTATTCAATTAAACTGACATCTAATTAAAAAGTATTAAAgtattttgtgtttaaaataaaataaaacacgtACTAGGAACACtgaaaattcatttattttggcAATACATTCTTTACAAGAACAATACACATAATAATTCCAGGCGTAGTACTTGGAACCGAAGCAAATATTCTCCCATCTGTGCTCCATGAAGACACAACCCCCTGTTTTTTGATGTCTTAATCAGGGTGGATTGGTTTTTTCTGGTTAGGTCTTCATGGATTGTGATACCTGAACCTTTCAATTTAAACCTTGAACTGATTAGTTCGTTTCTTGCGGCATAGCTTGTACAATTTACAAGTATCTGCCTGTGCTTTGGTTTACTACCTTCATCCTCGGTTACATTAATAAGTTTACCAACTCTGTGACTCCTGTCAATATCTTGGTCTTCTATACAAACATTCAACTTTTCCTGAACCagttttaacatgttttatattttatcatattgattaGGTGTGGTCAATTGGGAAAACACAGCTTGTACTGCTATGGAAAGTGACGGTCAATGTGAAGTGTGTTTAACCAGAACCGGGGATCTGACAGACTCTCAAACCGTTCGTAAGTACTGCAAAGTGATCAGAACACATCCCATTCCCATAGAATTGGGTACATGATAAACATTTGAAGTGTCGTCGTTGATAACCATTTCGAGTACAagatatttaaaattaaaacaaaaatttaataccaaaaaaagaaagaatttcTGGGATCCCCACAATGGGAGAACTATgagagaaataaaataaaacgagTGATGTGGTTTCGTGAGTGAGACCATGGAAATTTTGTCATGTCGTTTTACATTAACGTTCTCACTCCTGGTGCATGAGACTGTAAGGGTTAGGGAAACGGGACCAAAAAAAATTGAGGGAAAAGGTTAGGATATCAATCACAAAAATAGTGCGATTTGTTTATAATTTTGGAAAGACTGAAATAAACATTCCCATGTATTTGTTTTACATACAAAGTGTCAAAACCTCACAACCGAAACAAAGTTAAAGACTTCTATCAGTATCAGCTTCCAGTGACGGCCCCACGGGGGCAGGCagaaatctccccccccccccttccgagtaaaaacccaaaattacgaaaatttccactttttgctgcaattttgcgcaaaatttgttgatttagccccccgaaattcacttcaatgcccccgaaaaatttctggcgccgccactgtcagCTTCATCCTGGTCGTTGCAACATATTCCGGTTTCGTGGGAAGCGTTACAAATATTTCTaaatatattataatttatagTTAGTGATAGGTTTGAAGGTTTGAGATGATTTTATCCCGGGATTTTATGATGAAACTCTACCTTTTTACTCAGTAATATCGGCAGAATCCAATTCAGCACTTATTGGCTCAGATTTCACGGATATCAGAGAGATACGATTTGCAGCAGGGGCCGCAAGAGTATGTGTTCAGGTTCAGATTACACCTGATAGCATTGTTGAGTCAACTGAGACATTCACTCTGGTCATCACCGCAGGACAAGGAATCGATATTGGTTCCCAAGATACCACTACAGTGACTATCATCGATGATGATGGTAAGGTGTTTTTCTAAATGCTTCACTA includes:
- the LOC140163451 gene encoding FRAS1-related extracellular matrix protein 2-like → MTITDNDSKFNLNIATDVVLILDEGSAPRTIDIVREGTIQTKTVEFDVTYDTAQSDDFSITPSSPVTFPPSSSSQPITITINDDDDVEGHESFTLTLRDPKGDDCPNGNRGEDYKLHIKIKDNDGVVNWENTACTAMESDGQCEVCLTRTGDLTDSQTVLISAESNSALIGSDFTDIREIRFAAGAARVCVQVQITPDSIVESTETFTLVITAGQGIDIGSQDTTTVTIIDDDGRVGWEQTSYVFSESAGGSATVHITHSGNSGVAVSVTSSSGRVRPAATSGEDFTPVSISFTIPQQTTRYPLQLQIVNDGVDEPDESFVLTLSAIDSASVTQAETTIIITDDDRTPTSPPPPPPRRGRLILGHQKQRKRLR